The sequence CGGGCCATGCCTTGATGGCTAAACTCCTGCCGGGCACCGATCCTGTCCATAAAGTGTCGATTATTCCAAGAGGTCGTGCCCTCGGTGTGACCATGCAGTTGCCGACCGACGATCGTCACAATTACTCCAAGGAGTTTTTGTACAATACGTTGGCGATTCTCATGGGTGGAAGGGTCGCGGAAGAACTGGTCTTCAATCAAGTCACAACCGGTGCAGGCAACGATTTGGAGCGCGCGACGGCCCTTGCGCGGCAAATGGTCTGCGAATGGGGCATGAGTGAAAAGATTGGGCCGCTCGTGTTCGGGCACAAAGAGGAATCGATGTTTCTGGGCCGCTCTTTTGGGGCCAAGCGCGATGTCAGTGATGAGATGGCCTTGGAGATCGATCGAGAAATCAAGCGCCTTGTCACGGAAAACTACGAGCGGACCAAGCGAGTGCTGACTGAGCAGATGGCGAACTTGACGGCGCTGGCAGAAGCACTGTTGGAAAAAGAGGTGTTGGATACACTGGAAATCGACCAGATTGTTAGGCAGTTCTCCTCTCCCGTGGCAGTCTAATGCGAACGCCACACACCGGTTCTCATTCGTGGAATGGGAACCGGCGTTGCGCGAGTCACCACTGCATTGAACGCATTGTGCTCGTATGGCCTCGAGATTTCGACGAAGCAGCGCCTCGTACTTGCTAAAGAGCGCGTACAGCGTTGTACGCTCCAATATGCAGCCGAGTACCAATGGCACAGGCCAGAGTTGCCCCCAGAGCGCCTCGGGCGAGACTGCACAGGGACGCGGCCGGGCGATGAGGATTTCACTGGGTGCGTGAGTGGTGCTAAATGGGCGCCTTGGGTGGATGATGCTTCTCCGAGGCCTTCTCCCTTTTGGCTCGAAAAAACTCCTGCATGACTGCCCGGCTCTCCTGTTCGTACAACCCGCCTGCTACCTGTACGCGATGGTTGAACCGGCGTTCTCCTGGAATATCCAGGATTGATCCGCACGCTCCCGCTTTGGGATCCCATGCGCCGAATACGAGCCGAGCGATGCGGGCTTGTACAATCGCTCCAGCGCACATAGGACAAGGTTCTAATGTGACGTAGAGAGTCGTGTCGGTGAGACGCCACGTCTTCAACTGCTCCGCAGCTTTGCGGATGACGATCATCTCAGCATGGGCAGTCGGGTCCTGTGATATTTCTCGGTAATTGTGAGCGACCGCGAGCACCTCGTTTTTGTAGACAAGGACGGCGCCGATTGGCACTTCACCAACCAGCGGTGCGAGGGTAGCCTGTTGAAGGGCCAACTCCATGTAATGAGAATCCAGGTTTTCCTGTGGTAGCGAGTTAGATGGTGTGGAGCTTCTGGCGGTCACAACTTATGCTAGCATAGGAGCTGGCGAGAGAGACAGGATGAGCTGTTGCCAAGGCACGCTGGGGTACCAAAAAAGGAGTAGGGAGCAGAATTGGCCGTGACTCTACGGTAGGCTGGCTGAATGTCCACCTCGTTCGGCCAGTTGAGCTTTTAGATCATCCAGCTCAGCTTCTCGGTGAATCAGCTGGTCTTTGAGTTCTCCTAACTCTTCCATTCGGCGCTGAAGCTCTTCCCGAGTCTGCATAAGTGATTCCTCACGCTCGCTGAGTTGATGCTGGAGAGTCGTGAGCTGGGCATTGGCGGCATCCACTTGAGTCTGCAGTTTCCCTAGCGTCCTCGTATCTTCGGCTGTGCGAGGGGATGGCTTCCAACTCTGAAATATCAAGAGGACCAGAATTCCGACGAAAACCATTCCCAGCGCCAAGCCGAACGAGGTCGTTGAAGGTGAGGTCGGCGGAAAGAGATGCTTCATCCATTCGCCCGGTTCCAGGCTGGGTGTGGCAGATGGGTGAGCAGGCGTCTCTGCCGAGGGGGTCTGGGCGCGAGCCCCCATGATCTTGGCTTTCAATGCGCGTGGGGGCGGTACGATGTTCAGCGCAAATGGGAGTGAAATTGCCACCGATTGAAACTCCTTGAGTGCGGTACGGCAAGAAATACACCCAGACAGCAGATGAGCTTCCAGGGCTTGCCGTTCGATCTTTTCTAACGCGCCGATCGCATAGAGCGGAACGGTTTCCTCTAGATCTTCATGCGTCATGCCGACTTGTCCTGCTCCCAGTAGGTGTGCAATGACTCTCGCAGTTTTGACATGCCGAGCCTGATACGGGCTGTGACGGCGTCGAGCGGCTGATTAAGTCGCGTGGCAACCTCTACCGGGGGCAGTCCTTCGTAGTACGATAATTCAATGGCTTGCCGTTGCGCCTGCGGTAGGTCTGCCAAGGTTGTGCTGATCACGGTTCGTAGCGCCTGATCGGCTGGTGACTCGAACTGCGCGGCTGTCGTCCCATTCTGTGCGTCATCGGTGGAGACATTGTGGCGACGAACAGGGGGTTGAGATGTCCGTAATCGGTCGATGGCTCGACTACGCGTCAGGATCAGCAGCCAGGCGATCGGCGTCCCGCGTCCAACATCATAACGAACCGCTTTTCTCCACACATCGACGAACAGGTCCTGAAGGACCTCCGCCGCTTCCTCCCGACCTCCCAGGATTCGCACGGCGAGGCTGAAAAGCACCGTGCTTGATTGATCGTAGAGTTGGCTGAAGGCGAGGTGATCGCCTTTGCCGGCCCGAGCGGCTACTTTCGGGTCGATAGCGGACGCGGCGTGCGGAAGAGTTGAGTCCATGGAATGGTATGGGTGGTGATTGATCCGGTTGTCCAACGACAGGTCACAACTATAGCACCCTCAATTCACTCCACGAAGAAATCGCGAAAAAGAATGCGAGTTCGTACGCGTGCAAAAAAGGATTTGTTATTGATTTTTGGTGGCCGTTGTTGAGCGTCGGATCGAGTGAGGAGAGGACTGGACCGGATGGCACGATTCAATCGCTTCCAAAACAAGCGCGGTGGTCATAGGGCGCAGGAATGGGCGGATCTGCATGCGCCAGGGACCCGGCGTGCAGATTCCAAAATAGGCTGGACCGACGTGAATCATCAGCAGGATACCGCTGCCGGTATGGGGCGACAGGTATTGTTTGAGCTGATCGAGATGCACCTGGTCTCGTGTCACATATCCATCGATGGACTGCAGCGCTGCTCGCTCCATAACGGTGATTGTCATCAGTTTTCGGAGGATAACGCGGAAAATTCCCTTGATGCCAGGAATTCCAGCGATCCAATTCATGAATGCGACGATGAGAGCTTTTGCCAATCGCGGATTCCACATCCATGCCGCCGCATCCCATTCAGAATCATCCGGCATTCCCAGGGATGATAATCGAGGTCGGCGAACGTCGAGCCGCTTCCCATCGCGGAAGACACAATCGACCCGTCCGACGACTTGCCGAATGGAGACCGCTTCGTATGGACCGGTAGCGGCGTCTCCTTGCAGAAAAAGCTGGTGACCTTCGATGCCATGAATACGGTGACAAACAAATAACCCGTCAAGTCGGTAGACGACGACATCGCCAAGCTTCAAATCGGTTGTCTCTTGGAGTTCGAGTTTGTCCCGTTTCTGAATCGTCGGAGCCATACTCTCCGAATGTATGATAGGTGCCATCACATTCCGTAGGATGAGCCAGTGCACGGCTTCCGGTAATCCCTGGACCGAGAAGCTGGTTGAGGAAGTTGATGGGTTGAGTAGGCGCGTGGTCATAGCGGACCGCGCACTGGCGTAGTGGTGAGCCGACAAACCACCCGTCGAATCAGATCAAGTGCAGCGGTCGTGAGGTGATAGAAGCGCGAGAGTCTCGTCTTCCAGGGCCGGACTTGTCCTGCCGGACCATATCGGTAGGAGAGGAATGTTGCTGAGGGGAATAGCCGCCGCTTGAGCCAACCCATCTTCTCGCTGTCTGGTTGCGTGAGGAACAATAGAAGATGGCCGAGTTCCGGCAAGGGTTCCGTCGTCACCAGCTTCCGAAGCAGCCAGGCCAGCATCTTCTCGTGTTGCTTTGTGGGGCCTAGCATCGCCAGAACGTTATCAGGAATGGGGAGTGCGGGAAAGATTTTCATAACATGCGACAGCCCATGAAAGAGAGACACGTGCAGTTTGGCCTGTCTGGTTCGTGCGACGACCACAGGCCAATCAGGCGCCTCTTTCTCGATGAGAAGTTTCAGATCATGCACGAACGAGGCGGACAAATGCCCTCGATGGATGACATTGTAAGCGGTCAGATAAAGCAGCAGATCGGCGGTTTCGAGGCAGGAAATCGTCGTCGCGTCGACTGGTCTCCTCCGCGCACGCTTCCAGACCGAATCGAGTTCTGGCTGATCGAGGTACCACAGGGTTGTGATTAGATCGAGGGAAAGCCTACTCCCTGCGGACACATATGCTGGATTACCGTCGATCTGTTGGGTGAAGCCGAGGTTGCGAAGCTCCCGGTCAATGGCGGGCAAATCCGATTCGTGGACCAGTACGTCGACATCTGAGAGGGGCCGAGCCCCTCGGACTCCATAGAGGCGTGAAAGAATATCCGCGCCTTTCAAGACGATGAACTCGATTCCTTGTTGACGAAACCGTTCAGCGATCAGCGTGAATTCTTCCAGGATCGCCCGATTTCTGATACTGACCTGAGTATAGGCCTCAAGCAGGTCGTCGAGGATTGAGGAAGGCATGGGTATGCTGCTCCAGTTTCGCCCATTCTCGATAGTGGGGCAGACAGACGCTCATGTCGCCGCTTTCCAACCACGCATCATTCCGTCCCTGCCGACAATAGGACCTGACATCACAAGTCGGACATTCATACCGATCGTTTGGATGAGCCTCATCGACGGTTCGTTTGAGGCATTCCCATCCTTTCTTGACCGTACCGGTCTTGAGATCGTACCGAGGGATCGGAAAGGCTGTGCACAGATTCATTTCACCGTACGGTGTAATGGCAAACCGAGTATGGCCACAGGCGCATTCGATGAATTCCTCGGCTGCGAAGCAGGGTTCTTCGACCGGCGCCGATCCCCATTGGGGGAGCATGTTTTGATCAATACGGATCTTGGTCTCAGCAGGAAGCCGGTATTGGAGTGGGGTGAGGTCACCAGTTACGGTCGGAGTGAGATCAAACGAATACTGAAACTTGCAGTTTAATTCTTCGGCGATGGATCGGCAAAGGTGAATCTCCTCATAGTTGAGGGCGGTGACCGGCATGCGCAGGACGATCGGGATAGTGCCTGAGGTCAGAAGAGCCAGTCCACGACGAAACGCGACATACGATCCGGCAACGGCCGTCATCCGTTCATATGTGGTGGCTGTCGCGCCGTAAATAGACACGCAGACCTGTTCGGTGCCGACGTCATGGAGTAGGCGTACGAACTCGGTCGTCACCCGCGTGGCATTGGTGAGTATTCGAATCACAAGCCCTCGTTGCCTGGTGTGGCGGAGAATCTCCTGAAGGTCCGGCCGAGTGCCAAGCTCGCCACCAGTAAACGTTACGGTGAGAATGCCGAATTCCGCTAGTTGATCAAGGATTGTCTGGATCTCTCCTGTGGTGAGTTCCTGCGGCAAGGCGCGATGGGTTGGGTTGAAACAATGGACGCAACGCAGATTGCAGCCGTACGTGAGTTCAAAGGTCACGCAATCCGGATGGCGCCGTTGTCGCGCCTTCCATGATAATTCTTCCAAGAATGTGTCGGCGTCGAGCTGTTTCATAGGACGGTCGTGTGAAGCTCCGATGAGCGATCGAGCAAGAAATCGACGATGTCGAGTTGGTTCAGAAACGCCAGGCCTCGGCAGGGCATCGTCGTGGTCAACGATGTGAGTACTTCCAGCGTGGTCGCTACGCCCGAGCGGTCCCAGTGCGGAAGGAACGCTTGTTGGAGCATCCGAGTCACCACTGTGGATGGCTTCAGGAGATCGATTCGGTGTCGCTCCCGCCCATGCTGAATACAATAGAGCGCAGTCATCGGTGCCAATGCGTTCGCGGCATACTGTCCTGATCCGACCCACGGTGTGCCAAACAGGACAAAGCCGGGGTTGCCCATCCGTACGATGACCCGCTCGTCGCTCAGGACGGTGGCGCCTCGGTCGGCGAATATTTCTGCAATGGTTGATTTGCCCGCCCCCGAAGGGCCGGTGAATACATAGCCCTGTTCGCAAAAGGACAGGCCGGATGCGTGCAAGAGGATTCCACCTTCACGGGCGAGGTACGACAAAAAACAGACCTCGATGAGCGGATTGAACAGCTGCATGGGACTCCATCCGACTTGCCCATCCGCTAGATCGGGAAGAATCCATGCCCGGACTGAACGGTAGTCGTCCGAAATACAGGCCCGCACCCGTGGTTGGAGAATTTTGGGGTCGAGAGATTCAAACAGCAGTCCAGTCTTCGATTCGAAGAGCTTCCAGCAGCCGTGCGACGAATCGAACTTGAGCCGGCCCGTCGGAAGTTCCGGGAGTGGGGAGACAACCGTCACGTCGACCTGAATATCCGGGGAGGAAATCGAAGGGGCGAGAAATCTATCGAACGGCCGAAGCGGCCAGGTGAGGCAGGGATGATAGTCCGCTTCGTGCACCTGCACTGTGTAGCCGCCGATTTGAACAGTCAGGTCCATGGTGCTTCTATGACGCGCGAGGTCCGGAATCGTGGCATGTCCTTCCCATGTACATGGCCGGCAGGACTGAGCGCTTGCAGCCCGTAGGACTCGCACCAGGATAGTTGCTACATCCGGTTGGAGGGCGGCAGCCGACCGTTCCTCCCGCAGATGTGGCCATCGTGGCCAGACTACAGGTGGCCAAGATAGCTTGCTCTTGGTCCAGCACCACTTCGTAGAGTTGGGGTGGGGTATAGGGTTTCTTGCCGTTCATATCGGGATTCCTCCTGAAGAAAGAGCGGATAGGTGTTCAGCCACGGGATATACCAAGGGGGTGGAGCAGCTTCTGTTGTGTTGCCATTTCTGCACGGGCCAAGGCCACATCACAATTGTAAGGAATCGGCGCCTCGGAATTTCCGCATTCCCACCGTGCTTCTGTCGGCTTTTGGTCGCAAAAGGACTGAAGCTTGCAGGTTCTGCAGGGAACGTCCTGTTGATAGCGTAGGGATGCAATGTCCGTAAAGAGCCGGTCGATCGCGTCGCGTAGGGAATAGGTCCGCAGCGAATAGCGCCGCTCATACTGCAATGTGCAGGTGCCGAGTTCTCCTCGCGCATTGATGTGAATGGTGTTCGTGCCGCAGCCGCAGCGGTAGAGCAGATCCAGGGGCCGTTGTAATAGTTCCGAGGCCATCCGGCATTCTTCTTCAGAGGGAGCCTCTCCCATCAATTCCAACTGCAATGTGGCCACATCGGAGGGTGCCAATCGGTACGAGAGGGAAGATAGATTGCCGTCGAGCCGGGGTGACAGTGCCGTGGTGAGACTGAATGGTTGCCCGAAAGATTCGACGAAAGTTTTGATCCCCGGCAACTCCTGTCGGTTCCAATTCATTCCTTTCGTCTTCAGCGTAAAGGGGAGATCAGCTTTTCGAAGGAGATCCAGCCCGCGCCGAAAGGCTCGAAAGGAGCCAGGCACCTGAGTGAACCAATCGAAGGAGGATTCGTCGATTGAATGGCAGGACATGTCGATCGTAAACGGGGGTTGAGCCTGAAGTCGTGTCACCATCGCCTCTGTGAACAGGGTGCCGTTGGTATAGAGTTGAAGCAGAAAGCCGCGGCGATATGCGTGGTCATAGATTTCCCAAAAGCGAGGGTGCTGAAATACCTCACCTCCTGTCAGGTTCAACCAGAGAATTCCGAGTTCAGCCATGTCGTCGATCAGCCGGGTGATCTCGGGGAGGGACAGCTCTTGGGCGATCCAATCCTTATCGTTGTACGGATCGGTATAGCAGTGGCGGCAATGGAGGTTGCATCGGTACGTCAGTTCGAGTTGTGCGTTGGTGACATGATGGGCGTCCGTGGCGTGGGTATGGATGCGTCGGCTGAACTCGCCGTACGCCATAGCGGGAAGCCTCCGTGCATCAGACATGCGTCACCTCGGGGCGGAGAAGATCGGTCGTGGCTTCGGGTTTCCATCGACAGCCGAACGAAGGCAGGTAGTCGTAGAATCCTTCCTGGAACGATCCCTTCCGCAGATCATAGCCCTGAGCACGGTTTCCGGAGCACAGTTGGAGAAAGCCGTAGGCGTCGATGTGAAATCGCCGTACCCCGCTGCGGCAGGGGCGTGTGTCCGGGACTTGTTTTTGGCAGGCCTCGCGTAGGAGCTGAGTATCTTGTCGATGGAGTTCGTCGAGAGCCTCCGGTTCAAGCGCAAACCGAAAGGGAGCACCGGACCCATCAAGCGCCGGTCGAATCTCCTCACCAAGTTTGTAGCCCACAGATTCGATGGTATCGACATAGCGCTTGATCGGGAGGATCTCGTGTCGGTTCAACGTCAAGGCTGTCGACTTGAGTGTCAGAGGGATTCGCCGCTCGGTCAACCAGGCGATTGCTTGCCGACACCGTTGAAACGATCCTCGCCCCAACGTGACCTGTTCGAACGTGGCTTCCGTCATTCCGTGTAAGCTGATTTCGATTCGGTGAGGAGGGAGCGTCGCCAAGCGGTCGGCAATCGACTCGGTGATCAAGGTCCCGTTGGTAAACAGCGTCACCAGAAATCCTAATGTGATCGCCCGTTCATAGATTTGGAAAAAGTCGGGCCGCGCCAGCGGCTCACCACCGGTCAGGCAGAGTTCCAGGCATCCAGCTTGAGCAAGTTCCTCCATAATACGAAGTAGCTCGGCGGTCGACAGTTCTTGTCGGATCCGCTCCGGTTCATTGAAGCAGTCCGTGTAGCACATGACACAATGAAGATTACAGCGACAGGTGACTTCCCATTGACAGGCGAGTGGGAAGCGGTCGGGCAAGTGATCCAGCTTACGTTGCTGAACCATCGTGGGTGGGCACCTCCTGAATAGCCCCGATCATGAGCAGATCTGTCAGTAAGGTCTCAAAGTCGTGATGCAGCTGTTCTGCGGCGACGTCGTAGATGCCACCGATTTCATGCTCAATGGACAGCGCTGAGCGTATTCCGTCGATGGCGTTCCAGAAGACGGCACCGGTCTCGTTCAGGACGTAGATGCTGTTAGCCTCGGCCAGATTCCGACGGATCGGAACCAGGATACATTCGCCTGCGACTTCTCGCTGCACAAAATCGGAGTGCTTCACGTAGACCGGGGAAGAAGACATCGTCGGGAGGATACCAAATATATCGCGTACCTTCCAGGGCTTTTGTTCACGCTCGTGGTCGCACTGCGGAACGAGATCAGGACCCAGGGGCGATGGACGTGGGTCAGCCGAGGACGACATAACCGTTGGCCCAGTTGAGCGCATGAATGGTGGCGCCGGTCTCGGTCACTTCCGAACGTAGCTCTTCTTCGGTTGTGAAGATGTGGAGGAAGTGAGTTTGGTGGCAGGTATCGCCCGGCTGGTAATTTTTGTTGGCTCCGGGCAGCTTAATGATGTGTCTGGCCAGAGCGAGCGTCAATCGTTGGGTCGTCGTGTCGGGCTCCCGACCAACCATGAAGTTTAAAATCGCCCGTCCCTGTGGCTTGAGGGAGGTACGTAGGCTTCGCAGCCAGGTCTGTCGTTGACGTTTCCCAGGGATCGCACTGTACATGACACTTGGCAACAGGATGTAGTCGACGCTGGCGGCTCTCACCGGCATAGCCAGGAAACTGGCCTGAACAAACCAGACGAATGCATTCCGCGCAGTCGCACGCTGGCTGGCCCACTGCAATGCATCGAAATGCAGTTCGAGGCCTACCACACGATAGCCTTGTTGGGCAATTGCGATGGATTCGCGTCCTACACCGGTCCCTAGAACTAAGACCGTTCCAATCCTGCTCATATGGTGGGCCAACACGTCTTCTTCCCATGGTTCGAGTGCCCAGATAGGGGAGTCCCCAGGGTATTGAACCGGCGCATTGTGATAGGTCTGTCCATAGTGGGCCTGAAGATAACGAGTGAGCTCGTCTGGGGACGCAACGGCCGGGAGCACACCGGTCAGCAGCTGTTGGATGCGGAAGAGAAACGTGATGATGCGGGTGCTGATACCGTCGAAGATTCTGATGCAGAGGATTAGGATACGCACATCTTATTTCCTAGGATTGAGAACGGATGGTGCGATAAGGGCTGCGGCTTCTCCTCCTCCGGTCGGCGGAGGTGGATCGGTCTGAAGTGCCGACATCTCGACAGCCTTCGTGAGTGTCAGATCCCAGTCTCCCTTTTCGAAGTCGCTCAAGGAGAGCTCTATCCCTCTTCCATACCGATGGAGATAATCCACCAGCGGTGGTTCATCGGCAAAGTTGTACCGTCGCACATACACCAGAGGCGTCTGCAGTGCCACGGCTTCCACTAATGTTCCGTAGCCTGGTTTCGTCATGATGACATCGACCGAGGCCATCAACGTTTTAAACGAAAACGGCAAGGACTTGGTAGAGATAAATCGCCTGCTTGTCGAAGGGATCGAGCCGTCGAAGAGGAAGCGATAGCCGGGAAGTGACTCCACTCTTTCAAACGGGAGCGCATCCAATGGAATGCCGCCGAATCCGACGAGCACGGTATGTTCTCCACGCGGTAGCTTCAGAAGCTCGGTGAGTTGTTCACGAGCCGAAGGAGCCGGTTCTGCAATCGGTCCGATGTCGATCAACTGTTTGAAGATCGTCATGGTAGGAGCCGGGGTAATTCGTAGCGCGAGATCAGCTGTGCCGTAGGCCTGTCGAATCGACTGGATGATTGCCCGTCCGTCAATCGATGGAGGGGCCGGGTAATCGGATAGGACAAGGTCCCACGTCAGGTTGACGAGTGCGACGGTGGAAATGCCGGCAGCTTTTCCAGCCGCCAGAGCCAAATACGGTGTATCAGCCAAGACAAGATCCGGAGCGGCAGCACGCATGGCCTCAACCTCAGTCCGAAGGCGATCATTCCAGGTGCTATGGAATCGGTGATGTTCGTGCCAGGTCGCCTCCACGTCGATCGTCATGGGACCGTTTTGAATGCAGCCGATGTCCTGCTGAACGGCGCTCGTCTCCCAGGGAGTCGTGAGACGATCAGTGAAGAATGATGCAGGGACGGTGGTCCGAAGAAGCACTCGAAGGTTCGGAACGAGACGGCCTAAGGCATTGAGCACCGGCACGACTTGTGCGGCATGGCCGAATCCATGTCCTGAGATGGCGGCCCAGATCAACGGCATAGCTAGGAGTCGGTGAGAACCACGAGCGACAACCGGTGCAGGGAAAATCTACTCAACTATTGGAATGGTCCGATTCCATGGGAGGAATGTTGTACAGCAGTTCCAGGTCGAACTCGTCGACCAGTTCGTTGAATGCGCCGGACCCCATATCGGAACGAACTTCGGCCATGACAAGATCAATCGCCGGAGCGGCATGTTGTCCATATTGCGTGACAGCTGATTCAATGCGCTTTCTGGCATCGTCGAGGTTCACGTAGTCCCTCCTTCTTTTTATAATGAATTATTTATCCAAGGGAGCGCAAGAGCTCTTGCATATCCGGCACCAGATCCTTGCCGCCGTTGGACCGTCCCGAAAGGACGGCGTCGATTCCGGCGGTGAGAACCGGTTTGGCATCGGCGTGCCGTCCTAATTGGATCAAAGCACGTCCAAGGGCCAGATGAGAGGCCACATGGGTCGGGTCCAATTGTGTCGCGACAGTCAGATGCTCGACAGCCTCTTCCACACTCCCGTTTTCTTGAAGGATCTTATTGCCAAGCCCGTAACGACCGAGGAAGCCCTTCGGATTCTTGGCAACCATTTGGCGGAATGCATCGATATTCATAGCGCGGTTCCGGTAGTCGAAGGGTACTATAACACCGGAACGGTGGGATCGGCCAGATGGGAACGTCGGCTGGAGAAACGGGTGTTTGTGTTAGGGAATCGGGGTGGTCGTGGGGACAATGGAAAGGGAGGGCTGTGGTGCCGATGGTCTTCTTGCTTTTACGGTCACGGTGCGGATGCCGGATTTTGGGGCTGGGGCGCTGCTGGCCGTATAGAGCGTGGTGTCTCGAACAAGTTGGACCGTCAAGTTTGTCAGACAGGCTTCAGTCACATGTCCCTTCAGTTCCTCGATCATAACCGGTGTGGCACCGAACAAATTGTAACGGGCAGTACCAGAAGACGTGGCTTCATACCGTTTGATCTGGCCATCCCACCGCTCGAGCTCAAGGCCGACTGTGGCCGCATAGTCGTACTCAAAATCGACGAAAGGCGAGAGCAGAAACATAGAACCACCGAGGAGGATCCCTTTGAACGCGGCCATCCAGGAGTGCGGCTCAATGGCCTCGTCCACGGTGATACGCGCGGAGACGACTTTCTCTCCGAGCGAATCCGACTGTCCTCCGAGTGGAATCAGCGTGGAAAAGAGGTGTGTGTCTTGCACCCCATTGAGAATCCGGCGCTCGGCTTCCGTCGAGGGATCTTGCGGTGCTCCGTTGCGTGAAAGATGAAACGAATCCATGACCAA is a genomic window of Candidatus Nitrospira kreftii containing:
- a CDS encoding hypothetical protein (conserved protein of unknown function), coding for MSSSADPRPSPLGPDLVPQCDHEREQKPWKVRDIFGILPTMSSSPVYVKHSDFVQREVAGECILVPIRRNLAEANSIYVLNETGAVFWNAIDGIRSALSIEHEIGGIYDVAAEQLHHDFETLLTDLLMIGAIQEVPTHDGSAT
- a CDS encoding hypothetical protein (conserved protein of unknown function), whose amino-acid sequence is MRILILCIRIFDGISTRIITFLFRIQQLLTGVLPAVASPDELTRYLQAHYGQTYHNAPVQYPGDSPIWALEPWEEDVLAHHMSRIGTVLVLGTGVGRESIAIAQQGYRVVGLELHFDALQWASQRATARNAFVWFVQASFLAMPVRAASVDYILLPSVMYSAIPGKRQRQTWLRSLRTSLKPQGRAILNFMVGREPDTTTQRLTLALARHIIKLPGANKNYQPGDTCHQTHFLHIFTTEEELRSEVTETGATIHALNWANGYVVLG
- a CDS encoding hypothetical protein (conserved protein of unknown function), translated to MPLIWAAISGHGFGHAAQVVPVLNALGRLVPNLRVLLRTTVPASFFTDRLTTPWETSAVQQDIGCIQNGPMTIDVEATWHEHHRFHSTWNDRLRTEVEAMRAAAPDLVLADTPYLALAAGKAAGISTVALVNLTWDLVLSDYPAPPSIDGRAIIQSIRQAYGTADLALRITPAPTMTIFKQLIDIGPIAEPAPSAREQLTELLKLPRGEHTVLVGFGGIPLDALPFERVESLPGYRFLFDGSIPSTSRRFISTKSLPFSFKTLMASVDVIMTKPGYGTLVEAVALQTPLVYVRRYNFADEPPLVDYLHRYGRGIELSLSDFEKGDWDLTLTKAVEMSALQTDPPPPTGGGEAAALIAPSVLNPRK
- a CDS encoding hypothetical protein (conserved protein of unknown function), translating into MNLDDARKRIESAVTQYGQHAAPAIDLVMAEVRSDMGSGAFNELVDEFDLELLYNIPPMESDHSNS
- a CDS encoding hypothetical protein (conserved protein of unknown function), which produces MNIDAFRQMVAKNPKGFLGRYGLGNKILQENGSVEEAVEHLTVATQLDPTHVASHLALGRALIQLGRHADAKPVLTAGIDAVLSGRSNGGKDLVPDMQELLRSLG
- a CDS encoding hypothetical protein (conserved protein of unknown function) gives rise to the protein MTRYTFRWTIIGFMGVVLGLSIGCARSLEVKPVSIESQAAISHSLPSTERVPLVMDSFHLSRNGAPQDPSTEAERRILNGVQDTHLFSTLIPLGGQSDSLGEKVVSARITVDEAIEPHSWMAAFKGILLGGSMFLLSPFVDFEYDYAATVGLELERWDGQIKRYEATSSGTARYNLFGATPVMIEELKGHVTEACLTNLTVQLVRDTTLYTASSAPAPKSGIRTVTVKARRPSAPQPSLSIVPTTTPIP